A single Balaenoptera ricei isolate mBalRic1 chromosome 13, mBalRic1.hap2, whole genome shotgun sequence DNA region contains:
- the C13H2orf74 gene encoding uncharacterized protein C2orf74 homolog has product MSFETTAFTFFVILLICLSCIFFLLVVFLYKCSQSRTDEETEKRPCIDANGGEDCTAANTEMNNSGDKEKTLVPTRPGILVQRRSKAVVATRLGNGGDVKDEEEDKIKEKQKAENAGENGQENDCLQKPPIPVTGSPSVVDNHKRPLKGVTFSREVIVVDLGKDNPIARSYTRLHKERK; this is encoded by the exons ATGAGCTTTGAAACCACAGCATTCACTTTCTTCGTCATCCTTCTAATTTGCCTCAGTTGCATCTTCTTTTTATTGGTggtttttttatataaatg TTCCCAAAGCAGGACagatgaagagacagaaaaacGTCCTTGTATAGATGCTAATGGAGGTGAAGATTGTACAGCTGCTAATACAGAGATGAACAATTCAGGAGACAAAGAAAA GACTCTTGTACCCACGAGACCTGGCATTCTTGTCCAGAGACGGAGTAAAGCAGTGGTGGCCACACGCTTAGGAAATGGAGGGGATGTGAAAGATGAAGAGGAggacaaaataaaagagaagcaaaaggCTGAGAATGCTGGAGAAAATGGTCAAGAG AATGACTGTTTGCAAAAACCACCCATACCTGTCACTGGAAGTCCTTCAGTTGTTGACAACCATAAAAGACCTTTAAAAGGAGTGACATTTTCTAGGGAGGTAATTGTTGTGGACCTTGGAAAGGACAATCCTATAGCTCGAAGCTATACTCGATTacataaagagagaaaatga
- the LOC132377165 gene encoding cytochrome c oxidase assembly protein COX14-like: protein MPTAKKLDNIGYKTFSTSMMLLTVYGDYLCSARAYHYFQLPSSQCQAAE, encoded by the coding sequence ATGCCAACTGCCAAGAAACTAGATAACATTGGCTACAAGACCTTCTCCACCTCCATGATGCTTCTCACTGTGTATGGGGACTACCTCTGCAGTGCCCGAGCCTACCACTATTTCCAGCTGCCCAGCTCCCAGTGCCAAGCTGCAGAATAA